gcattgtttacagtagagatttatacagtttatcaaatgtgattaatatgttttaaaattactgtgtggcttgagaatatagatataacatagaaacatgctttacagtattttcagagatgtgttttatagaatatatagacagtgaatgtattttacagaaattacagaaataccatgattatacagttttacagtaccatgacatacagatttacagttaattacagagaCACAGTTGATATAAATACAGTTTTctacagcatcatggtttatacagttattacaaaatcatggtaaaatagatagtagtatatagagatgtattatatagtatcagaccatgTTGGATcatacagttatagagcacggtatcgtagctacatacaatttatggagtgcaaccacctatttagataatacgtggtataaaggtcgatcgcatagagcccacgagtggacagactccccatcaaatAAGGGTTGAGGAGGGATGATCAAACTATGGAGTATAGTAATTTATTCCTGATTGACCAGTTAGGGTAAATCCtgcctatgagccgcacaaccctgtcataaggggttaaatcatgacacacagttatccacaagaaAGTTTAccgttattattatgtttatacagttttatagaaacaaaaatatatatatatatatatatatatatatatatatatatatatatattagcagtattttgaatagagacctaaagtacataaatgttaagcaacatgaaaaagATTAAGattatatttctagtattgtgctttacagatttagtgatacatgattatatgaaaacagatttgcataatattgtaattcatttgtcatacactagtaatagcatatttcgtcttactgagcgttggctcatctcagtgttgaattatttttcaggtgatccaggtaggcgagcagaccagactcgtagatagaggggtttcaatactgccctgtcagagagagagtgagtgtattttgggaatatttttgtatactcCTCACCGGTTGAGGATATTAAGGGAAcaatgatatgtgtatattttgggaaatatgttagcactctggtattgtaatgtatataattatatatggatatgtttatttgatttctgcttcttgctgcttaggttaataatTGGGTTCAATCCACTatagtatcagagcatgttaaatatcatagtataaaaaaataaaaataaagaacccatttaaatagcaggtcattacaataataataatagtacccaacatatttttaatttttactaaTTGAAATCACTACTTGTTAGAATAAAATGATTTCAAGTTGTCCGCAGTCAATCCATTGGCCATCCACAATTTCAGAATGGAACAAAAAGGAATTAATTgatctttattatttattttttaaattatttattagtttTGATATTTTTAGTTgcctattttgaaaaaaattgtatttgatgtatgaatttaattataattaattatgagttATAATtgaattatgttgaaaatttcacttgtgagtttgtcatacattgaaaattttgagtgatgagtgcttatatatatatgcttggatCCAAGATTCAATAAGTTTAAACTTTTGAATCAAGTTGATATTCACTCATGTATATCAAGCTTATCCATGAGCTCCTCCAGTAGTATCAGAGCTGACGCGCTGACTTTTGAGGGTGAACTATAGAAACAATAATCATCCATGAAAGTGTGTTATATTTGGAGCACATATCACAAAGTGACACCCAACTGGCTTGGTCCGATGACCTGGACCATCGTTCTAATTGTCTGGATCATCATTCTGATTCTCTGCATCGTTAGGAGAACTAGGTTGTGTCTCTagcatggaaaatattttaagcCTGGGGCCATTGATACAAACGCTTTGACATACTCCCAAATGCAACCAAACAAATCCAATTCTTCCACTAGGCAAGCACCAAACAGCTTTGTCACTGTATCATCATCAGCAAATACAATGAATGCAAGTTTCAGTATCCTGACTTGAAAAACGAACATGTCTAGAATATGAGGGAATTTCAAGATAATAGATAACATAAAGAGTAAACACTTGCAGTGATTCATGGATGAAAAGGCATCGAGGCAACACATAGGATTCTccatgtaacgacccagaaaatattcatattcaaatattaaagagagagaaaaatagatacagaaatagaaggagaccgtagacttcatcgacgaacacagggcttcgtcgacgagaaaatgccgagaggggttctgaggcagcctaaatttcgtcgacgaatacagggccttatcgatgaaatttgtgaaggactcgtcgacgaatacagggtctcgtcaacgaaatcccctgttttataaatagttgaaatccgaaatttttatcattttcctccgagctctctctctctcctctctctctctctctctctctctctatgactctctctccattctctggtcatttctggccccaccagtcgccggatcgacaatccgaggctaccacgacgctcctggtggaattccctacaagtttgccggagcggatcgtcgagaaaacgaagttggatttcatcccaaattctgggtaaggtcttttattgagtttttgacttcttaacagttatataaaatgatgtagactaggaaatactgatgttttgttctggggaattgcgttttcaggatgtcaggctaggaatcctgcgggtatacaGCTAGAtttttataagggcttttcaaagttgaggtaagggaaatatattatgctagaaattttaatagagttaatagagatttcataagcatatttttatgtcagtttattatattgtttgtatagaaaatgagcataaatgtttgtggcctaagtagacttttcatgtaaagaatgaatttatacagttgttatgaaatatcatactatactaaatataAAGATATAGAttgtatatacatttgatatggttttccagcatatgagattatacagagatagatttatattcgcagagaaatgtacatgcatatatagttttatatgaatagttcatgaaatggttatatacatatatccaaatacatgtatacagatactcagatcagtattttatattGCAATTTATTACAGaatggtatatacatatatacagtgttataacatgccatgttCTTACTattaccatgacatacagaacacagacagagtatatatacagaatacacagatagatatacagaggtagcatcaagatgctacagatacagtgtttacagtacagaaagacagagttatggtaattttggaaacacgatgaaaacagtaaaagagtatatatatatatatatatgtatatagtatcggATCCTTGAGGaaagttacacagacagatacagattacaaagcacggtaccgttgctagatacagatatagtgcaaccatataactcagatagtatgtgggtactgtaagccgtgctcggagagtaggCAGCTctccagtacactgggttgagggggtcgatttgatgaggtagtagccagcctcgagcttaggagaggatccagtttggccggactgaggtagtgtagagtatgatgacctatctgaagggccgaccagatagagtcccgcctacgggttgcacaaccctgtcatgaggggtcaaatcatgacgtacagaatcacagggataaagtacagatatttatatatttacagttttacagtatagtatgatattatcagtatgaaaagtagaaaaatacagatgatacagtgtactttaaattgagaatgaaagatatgtttgaaagatatgatttacagattGTTTATTGCAATACAAAaacagttattatttttaaaagcatacttaacttagttgtcacacactagtgatagcatatttccacttactgagcgtcgactcatccctttattctaacatttttcaggtgagtcagataagcgagcagatcaggctcgcggatagagagagtgtttggtcaccctggttatagggtaagtttttggcaaaattgtgtatgtttttgggatagatgatactggagtggcatttttgtatggtctgtatattctagaatctggtattgtacagtttatgtataaatggtttcatgatttatgtttccgctgcgtaggaatgtttactgtatatcaaaaaaaaaaaaatgatagaattttgaggtcgttacactccACGTCTATTAAGGCGAAGATCCAGTTCTCGAAAATTATGCTTCATCGCTGCAGATATCCAAGCATTAACACAAGCTCCATTTTATAGCACATTGCATGAAAGTGAGTTAGGATTCTTTTTTCAAACGATTTGATTTATCTTTGAAAAGTATGAATGCTGAGTTTGTGACTTAGTGGAATCCTATATATTCTTTTACGTTAATATGCATGTgtattttgctcaactcttactcgaAAATCATGCATGAAATAAAATCACAAGAGTTACAATGAATACTatctcaaacactccccattacaaaTAATTCTATATTAACCTTCCTTTGGATGTGCTTGAATTATTccaagtgagtgtccttttaaTCTTTCTTATTTGATGTCTACTCActccaatctttgcctttgatccaatactttatgtatttgtcacttatacctgtactaaacatgatattCAAAAATCATTAGAaaccacaaataggttaatatcatcaaaacacattaaatatgattatgaagccatcaaagctaacaatatataataaaaaaatattaataatgatatcataatattaatattatttttaaaatttatgcaatacattatattatattaatataaattatcataatataataaatattgtATTTTCATAAATTAGAATTTGATTCGAGAGTAAAAATCAGGAATCAAAATTTAGGTAAAGGGGGAAGTCCCATTCATGCATGGAATGAGAGTCAGAATGAAATTACTGTAAAACAAATATTgcaagaaaatttaaattttttaatcacCCTCATTGATATAACAAAAATTTATAGGAATCAAATATCAAAGTCAAAGAACCATCATTACTTCAAATTATAAATACCTTTAAATTAGATCAAAACTTCCCTTCTTCAAATTATTAATCATAAATACTGAATTTAATAGAGATATGACCTTCATTACTATAAAAGAAGAGTACTTTGAGAAGAGGTAGGCatcttattcttatatattttttattattgttaccatCTTATTCTACCACAATCTTTGACTTATGCATCGGAGTAATTCCCACAATACTCCTCGGTCTGTGAAACCTCTTTTGTTTAATTGCTTACAAGTGGTCATAGTCAGAGATTAATCTACATTAATCAGTTAATTTTGACAACAACACTATTGATTTTAAAAGATGATAATTAATGTATTTTTTACATGATGGCCACTTTCTCTCCGAGAGTGCAATagtttataaaatatattaatttatgaaATTCTAGagacataattaaaaaaaaaacattaaatgatggatgcaaaaagaatttattggattaggaaaaaaataaaataaaatcgaCAACAAGCATctaacaatttatttaattaaatattttaataatccACTAAATTTAAGTGACAATTAAAGTAAATGCTATTTGCACGTTCACTTTATCTCTTAATCTAATAAAATATGCAtttataaaacaatatttaaattTAAGGTAAAAAAAATCATTCTAAAAAACTTATTGTAAAAGTCCGAGAGAAGTTAAAATTGGTGAGTACACATTTATTTTTTGGGGGCCATTTGGACGCGTCATTAAAGAATGCCATTACAAAAGAACTACAACCTGAtccatatataaaaatattagaaaattttaataaattagtaGAGACGGAAGAAATGATAATTTTGAAAGTAATAATTTTAATCTACTTAAATTATGTATATCTCTAAAGACTCCAAGCACCAAAGCAGTTTTTTCTTCACAATTTTAGATATTGTAAAAAAAATGCtcctataattatttatttggaataattaaaagaatatattaattaaatgaaaatataattattatgaAGATATTATGGATCTCTAATCTCTAATACTATAAAGGGAATTCTATCTTCAGTgtcttattttaaaaatatcaattttatCCCTATAATTATAttcataattatcttaaaatacCCCTATAACTATCTATAACTATCCCAAAATGTCCACATATAATTTaatttcttgttattttttttatattttttaaaaaatttagaaaaatatagAGTCGTGGAGCACATAGCACCTGCCCATATCTAggtaattaataaataaataaatgctcCTCAAAGTTGGATGTTTAAAAGAGTGACTAGCATAGTCCGATTGATAGTAAATAAGATATTAATTATTCACACGACAACTTGTGAGATGAGATGGTAttataaagagcaagagagaaaaatatgtaattaaaaatatatatctatttgTTGTTTTTTAACTAATATAACATCTCATAGCCATTGAAATAACTTCACTAATAATATCAATTGTCATGTGCTTTTTtaataaacaaataattaaaataaattatgttttaattaaaagttatttaatgtgaaattaatatttttagttagaagtttttaataaaaatgaaagCTATGTGTTGAGCGTGAAGGActcattaaaaattttaaaaatttatgagtAGCATGCACTAAATTCTTGATAGATAGTTAAATATTTAAATCtacaaattaataatttttatcaacaagataattataagtggctttgaaaatttttagaaagttgttcataattaaaaataatgttaaaattaatgaaaaattattAGTTACACTAAGTTTGATATAATTTCACCATgtgtataaaaaataattatgactAGTTAAAATATAACAAGTTtagtatatacacacacatatctaatatttttctagtataatgaaataatgaatttatcttattttatattttctataaTAAAGTGTTAATAGTAATTTCCTTCCCTTCAAAAATAGAGGAAGTGAACAAGTGAACAAGCGATGTCACGGTGGGGCGATAACCAATTTTTAACAGTTGAGGGCTGCCGCACAATGCGAAGTGGGAAGACCAGAACCGAGCATGTACCGACGTGCGTGGGCTCCACAGACCATACATATAAAAAACCCTACCTTCAACGTTCTTAACGGCTTCATCCAGTTcacagttctctctctctctttctctgatCTGAGAGTTTCTTCACGCGATCAAACCCTAACTCTGCTAGAACGATAGCAGAGATGAAGATCAAGTCAAGTCGAAACAGGCGGAAAGCACAGCCTATAGTTCCATACTCCAAGAAGCCCCGATCGAAGCTTCCTCGCCGGCGACGTTCTCAGATTTGTCcaaatctctgtacatctttgATTTCAATCGATTCGGATAGGAAGACTAGTTCATCCGCATTTCGTTCTTTTCCACTGGATTCCAGGTGTTCTTCGCACTGTCTGGCCGAAGCATCCTGCAATTCGAATATCGTCTCAGTCGTACCAGATGACTTGAATGTTAAGCATCAAAGGAAGAGAGCTCTTGATGAGATCGCACCTTCCGGAGATGCCGCTCGAGACGGTGAGTTTCGAAGAGTTACGAGAAAGTATTGTAGACGGAAGGAGAATGAGAGAAAATGTGTTAAAGATCTTGATGTGGAAGCGTCTGAATCATCTTGCGTAGAGTCATGTTCTGGAGCAGAGTGGAGAGGTTTCGAACAGGGGAATTCGAAGGAGAGGAACACGGCCAGTAAAATAGCTCAAAATCTGAAGAGAAAAGAAGTAACGGATGATTCGGAAGCAATCTCGCGGTCCGAGATCTCTTGCGTCGAGCAGTTTCTGACGGCAAACGAGAAAAAATTCTCAGAATTTTCTGAGAAAATTTTGGAGTCCACGTCGGAAAGAGCTCGGAAAACTGACAATTCGTCAAAAACGGAAAAGAATAAAGACAATTCGGTCACATCAGGGATAGAATTGTCCTCtgaaacaaattttcaaaatgCTTGTTCATCGATCGGTGAATTGGAACCGGATAGCAAAGCAACCGGAGACGGTGAAAACGGAGCTTCAGATGCCAAGTTATCTAAAAATTCACGAAATTCTGTTGATCTGGATTTCACTATTTCGAAGGAAGAATCAACTGCAGAACAGAGCTCAAATAATTCAGGCTGCGACAACGATCTCGTTTGTACGGAACACCTCTCTTCTGACGACTTTCCCGACTACATGTCCAGCCTCGAGACGACGTTTGCAGATATTTTCCCGGGAAGTTCAGAGATAAATTTCTCAGATTACACTCCATCGATATGGTTAGAATCTGAAAGCCAGTTTTCAGAGAGGTCACAGGGAGATTCGACGCCATCGCCTACTTTCTCGTTGTTTCTTCAGTACAGTCAGCAATTTTCCAGAGCGAGCTCTTCTCTGCACACCGGAGTTTCTTCATCCGTTGAAAACGAATATAAAGATGACTTTACAGTGAGTTTTGATCCTTCTCATCAAGCACTAGTTAATCTCACTAAACATCCGTTTGGTTCTCGAGAAACCTGAGGAAAAATGAACGAAAAAAGAAATCCGTACATCTAATCTAATCACATTAAATTCAATTAATGAGTTATGTGATTTTGGTACGTAGTTGCTGAGGTTCGAGagggatgaagatgaagagagCTACCAGAGGTTCAGAAACAGAGAAAGAAGAATGGCGTTTCTCCACAACTACGCCGAGGACTACCGCTGCACGACTGAATACGGCGATCTCATCCTCCAGCAACGGTTAGAGATGGTCCACTGGATAGTTGAGGTCAGTTTTCCTCGCGCCACGTTTCATTATACTTTCCCCGTAGTTCGCTTGCAATTTACTCGTTTGTTATGGCGAAATTTTCCATGCGTGCGGGGAATGGAAGGAGAAATTATATTGGGACcttcatatttattaatatttaaaaaaattattttcaataaaacacCCAAATATGTAGAGGGCCCTATATAATTTCTTGAAAAGATGAGAATATATTTTTACAGTAGATAATAATTTTATGCCATGTAcaccaaattttatgaaaatcttCCAAGCTTTATGAAAATGTCCGATTTGGGTCACTGAACACGAGTAGAGAACTCTATACGCACCTTTAGTGGACTTAGGTGTGTAAGTGAGTcaaacttattcacaaactactTTAACTTGACTTCATTCAAAACTGAGTAGAGTTATTCAAATATTTTAACGAGTCGAATTCGAATCTAGTAATAATATTCAAGTTGAATTTCGAGTCtaattgattttcttaatttaattatttttatattatatatatatatcatataatatatattttataaatatatttagtattatatgtatattaaatatatgtttatatatgtatttaatattaatttataactAAGTTGAGTTTAAGTTTTATGAACTCGTAGCCGAATCGAGTTCGAATTTAACAATTATAAGATCGATCAAGTTTGAGTTGAATTTTGAGTTTAATATTTTTTAGTCAAATCGAATTTGAGTTTTTTTACTATATCGACTTGACTCAAATACACTCTTAAGTGGACTCCACAAGGAATGTGGGTTGTTTcctttagaaaagaaaaaatcaataATCATTAACTATAGGCGCAAACTAATAACAATATCattgttaattaaaatttataattatatattattttgtttaatAGAAAATAATAGAAACGTTAATTAGCATAAAATTAATTGTCAATGAAAAAGTTTAAATATgaattaaaaatgttaattagAGCATATTCATtaaaatgataatttatttaataatatttattaatataatttaataattatatattattttagaaTTTAACTTTTTATGTCTCTCTTCTCACATTTcgtatataataatattattcatataatattataataaaagtaaatatCCAAATgctaattattttataaatactcATAACCAACATTCTAACTTGTTTTAAGACAAAACAAAATGATAATTATGAATTTCaacatttttagaatttaaaaatatttatcaatttctttatagttttttaattaataaaaattattattttattgagatattctataaatttagcaaaattttaaaataactatCAGATGAGAGAGaagttatatataaattattattattattttttggttaAAACCACAAATATTCATTGCTGCAAGACAACTTGGGCACATGATTTTTACAATCCCATATCATTTTTTCAAGTTTCAATAACTCTTTTTTAGATCAATTaaactaatttttaaataaagattgaggggaaaaaaaaaaaaaggaaatgcaCTTATTAGCATGTTAACATGGAACTGTTTATGTAGGCTTGATATATACCAATAACTTATTTAAGTCATTTAAAAAGGTCTTTCACATCAttgaaattaagagagaaattatGTAAGAATGGCCTTTTTAAATGACTTAAATAAGTTATTGGTAGATAAATCTTTTATATCATTGAAGTTAAGAAAGAAATTATATAAGAATAACCTTTTTGTAAGGCTGAAATAAGTACTTTGAAACAAGTACTTTGAAACAATTCTAACTACAAaaatctcatttattttattttaaatatgtacATGACGTTTTGGTGTAGAAAACATGAtgagttgttgttgttgttgttgttgttgtttttttcaTGTGACTTGATATAGCAACTATCATTAATTGTCAAAAGACTTGCATGTGTACAGGACGTACAGTATATTAAGTGTGTATAAGTTAGCTTGAGTATCTTTTATAAGCAATCAAATGTGACCTAATCTTGATATAGGGGGCATGGTACCTTTGTTGCTCTTTTGCTTTTCTCGTTATATTCGGATTTATTAAGAAGCCTGACTCAGAGTTACATACaataatttattatatttgtCTATCTacatatttatttcttcttggaATTAGACCATGGATAAGTGTGTTGTTGCATTcgcatatatattataatactctTGTTTTTATAAATACTTaaataagttttttatttttccatgttATGTTCTACATAAACAGCAATCTGCTACAAAGGAGCTTCAGAATGAGACAATGTTCCTTAGTGTAAACCTCCTCGACCGGTTCTTAAGCAAAGGAATCTTCAAAAGCGAGAGAATTCTTCAAATTGTAGGAATAGCATGTCTTGCCCTGGCGACTAGGATCGAAGAAAATCAGCCTCTAAATAGGTGAGTCTTTCCATTATGTTTGATTGCAAAATGTCAATTTGCAAGAATATGTTAGTTTTAATAAGTTAATTATaattagttatataagaaattGTGTTGTTATTATAAAGCAAATAATAATATgaagtattttataatttcataataaaGGATAGACAAAGaataactattctcaaatttTATAATGAAGATGtctattcattttttattacatgttgaatgaaataattaaaaatatgtaAGAAATAATTACTCTTGATTCTTAGGAATAGATTAATGTAAACTATCGTtacatttggtttgcaaaatgtctattcttaggaatagattaattttagtaggttagttacaattagttatacaataAATTATATTCTTACTACAAAATAAATACCAATGTTAAACATTTTATGAGTTTACAATAAGAAATAGATAAggaataattattttcaaatttcatcatagAAATGtttattcttttcttattatATGTTGAATAAGATAATTAAtagtatataaataataactattcatttgatttcaaaaatttaaattatattccatCATATTTTAATGTATAGTTATTTGATTGAAAGAAAGGAAGTCAATCTTGTTCATGCATGGTTATTTTACCGAACCAAATGAAACTTTAATTTATTCACATCTCATTGTTATCCTGGCCAAATAACATTAGTACTTATTTAGGGCCGGGGCATGTGTTTTAATATGCTTAATCATACCAAAACATGGTTCTACGTTTCATAGGGAGAGCTTGATGAGAGACTACACTACTTCCCGGGTATATATGCCAGTCGACCATCCtaaattaatcaactatatttcacTTCAATTTCAGCTAGCTAGCTACTTCCTGGAGTGGGCTGGTTTTTAGTTGTTTCGTGGGGAAGCAGGAAAAACTATATGCGTCACACGTTTTTAAGCACATATTTCTGTTTCCGCATGATGAATACAATTTTTAACTCATTCAGATGGAAAGGAATTCCAACTATTCCGGTACTGGCTAGTATCCACATAAATTTTCTTTTGTCCAATATTATTTCAGCGTTCGGCAAAAGACATTCCGCATAGGGAGCAACATATACAGCAGATGTGAAGTGGTAGCCATGGAATGGCTTGTTCAGGAGGTCCTCAGCTTCCAGTGCTTCTTGCCCACCATCTACAACTTCCTATGGTACACCCTTAATTTTATATCTTATTGTGTATTAATTATTAGCATGACGGCTAACCACATCAGCATGAACACTACACAATTAGATCAACCTGCAAACTAATTTCAACATAACAGTCCCAAAATTTAAATGTCCTCTTCGTCCATTTTGTAGTGTTTCTCCGTGTAATCTATGGGTTTCTAAAATTGTTAATGTAGGTTTTATCTAAAAGCTGCAAGAGCTAGTGCAGAGGTGGAGAAGATGGCCAAG
This region of Malania oleifera isolate guangnan ecotype guangnan chromosome 10, ASM2987363v1, whole genome shotgun sequence genomic DNA includes:
- the LOC131165547 gene encoding cyclin-SDS is translated as MKIKSSRNRRKAQPIVPYSKKPRSKLPRRRRSQICPNLCTSLISIDSDRKTSSSAFRSFPLDSRCSSHCLAEASCNSNIVSVVPDDLNVKHQRKRALDEIAPSGDAARDGEFRRVTRKYCRRKENERKCVKDLDVEASESSCVESCSGAEWRGFEQGNSKERNTASKIAQNLKRKEVTDDSEAISRSEISCVEQFLTANEKKFSEFSEKILESTSERARKTDNSSKTEKNKDNSVTSGIELSSETNFQNACSSIGELEPDSKATGDGENGASDAKLSKNSRNSVDLDFTISKEESTAEQSSNNSGCDNDLVCTEHLSSDDFPDYMSSLETTFADIFPGSSEINFSDYTPSIWLESESQFSERSQGDSTPSPTFSLFLQYSQQFSRASSSLHTGVSSSVENEYKDDFTLLRFERDEDEESYQRFRNRERRMAFLHNYAEDYRCTTEYGDLILQQRLEMVHWIVEQSATKELQNETMFLSVNLLDRFLSKGIFKSERILQIVGIACLALATRIEENQPLNSVRQKTFRIGSNIYSRCEVVAMEWLVQEVLSFQCFLPTIYNFLWFYLKAARASAEVEKMAKYLAVLALLDHDQLCFWPSTVAAGLVILAALAANQDASCQWVMETHVRTKDDDLPECIKSLEWLVKYVR